The Apium graveolens cultivar Ventura chromosome 3, ASM990537v1, whole genome shotgun sequence sequence ataatAACTTAAACAGGACAATTTCGGTGGTTTGTGATATGTGATCTACAGCTTTATAAGCGAGTTGAATTTGTATACAGATTTGATAATTTGAATTTTAAGGTCAAACATGTCAAATATCGGATAGGAAGTACGGGGAACGTGGAAAATTCATCCTACATTTTTGTGAATAAAGCTTGATTAGCATTCTCGTATATAAATACTTTAATTTAATCTAATTCTATATTCTATAGTGGATAAAACTTGCgttaaatattaaatttaaatagtATCTCAACTCAAATATATGTAATATTcactttatttttttatttatcgCTTTGATTTTTGCACGCATTTCAGTGTATTTTGACCGGTTAGTAATatgattttaatttatttttttttgtgaATTAAAATAGAAGTTGTCtacttttatttataaaataaaagttacAAATGATAATTCTAATTAGTTGgtcaaaatatattaaaatatatgcAAAAGTCAAAATAACAATAAAAAAAACAGAGGGATTAATTTTTGAACAAGGTAAAGAAGAAAAATGTTAGGCTAACAAGAGAGAGTCTTGAATAACTCATTTTAATTTGCATAGTTTGTGCAGAGTAGCAAAGTTTGAACTCCATAAAAATATCAAAATCGGCTCGGATGATTGAACTACTATGTGATTCGAAGTTGGATACGTTTCTAATCGAACTTAATGTGATTCGACAAGATGACTCCTCATGTTCCGGATATTCATAGTGTTTTGAACTAATCACATTTTGTGCTCCTTTGGTCTGTGTAAGTTATCAGCGCTGTGATTCCTTGACCATTTTAGAGAAAGAATTTATGTTTTCATCTGTACTAGGAAAATGGTACTTTGTCTACATATGTGATGATCAAGATTTGAATTCTACAATAACCAGGcaatttttttcaaaaacatttttaacaTACAAGAAAGCACAACCATCCAAACTCTGTCTACATCAACCCTTAAGCGTTAGTTAACCTAGTAGCTAGAATTATAGCAAGAGCAACAGTCCGCGCATTGTACGATAACTCTGTTGTCTCCAAATCCCATACTATATTAGAGACTGGCAAGCTGCTGGATGTTGATGGGAGAAACAACATCTTGATTTCCAGTGAAGGCCTTCCTTGCCATTAGTACATTCACGGCTTCTGTTGGATGGAATGCATCCCAGAACACATATTCATCCCTGTTTGAACAAGGCTGCTGCATCGGAAGGCATGTTATCTGTCCGTTGTTCTTCCCAATACCACAGCACCCACGATCTAGAACGCTGAATCCTACAGATCCACCAAGTAACGATTAGTACGTTATAACAACTAAACAATTTACTCATCTAAACACTCATTTTGCTGATGAAAATTTACCATAGGATCCAGGGTTGGCGAGGATATCTTGGATCATGTTGTGAATGTCAATGAAGGTTATTCTTGCACCGGGAAGATTAGTGTTTAGATTATTGATCATTGTCTTGGTGTTGGCATTGAAAGGTAAAACTAGCTGGTTAACTTCCTCTGAGCACTGACTCGTTGTACTTTGTGAAAGAATGCTGGGAATACAACCCATTAATCCAAGACCTGCTATGATTACCTTCCGTGCTCCAAGAGTGTAGAGTCTCTGTACCAAAAATACCAATTAAAGATTGATCAAAATCTCTTCAATCACTTATAACAAAACCAAAAAGCATGGATATTTGAAGGTGTTTATTTTTTGGCCATCTTACTGTGAGTTGGGCTGTGTACTGCTGAACTAAGAGATCTGCGAATTGTGGACCATTATACTGATTTTTGGTTGGATAGTTGGGCATTAGGTAGTTATTTAAGTAGTCATTGCTGCCCATTCCAACGAAGAAGATGCACCGTGATAGCTGTTGTGCTAGATTAGCTGCTCCAACTCTTGCTCTGATTTGAGTTAGCGAACTCTCAAAGTTCTCAAGTTGCCTGTTAAATGGGATCCTACCAACCTAACAAGAGAACATTGAAAATCATTTATAGAATACCAATTTCAACTTTTAACTTGTCAGCAGTAAATAAGTAGCTAAACATTGTTGTTGTTATTTACTCACAAAATTTCTTCCTGTAATATCAAGAATCCCGGCCGCAGCAGAAGCATAATTGACACCATGAAGCATATCATCAGTTGAAGCTTCAGAGTATGCCGGCACCAGAGGTAGTCCCAAGAGATCAGCTGCATGTCCAAATTTGCTTTGTAATTGAAATTAAAAGATATAAACCAGAGACCGAGGGGGgcgagagggagggagggagggtacaagagagagagagagagagagagagagagagagagattaccAATCTCATCAACCATAGTGTAGCCATTGGAAAAGCGACCAGTAGGACCAGCCTTAAAGTCAATACCATAAGGGTAATAGTTAGCTTTTGCTAACGAAGCCAGATTATTGTTATTTCCATTGTCAATCAATGAATCTCCAAAGACGAACATAGCAGGAACCATCTCTGTTGTTGGTGCTGCTGCTTGTGGTGCAACATCAAAATCATCTCCCACCACTTGTTGCCCCAAAACCCCAACATTGATATGGCAAATGTACATGAGTATTACTGTCCGCAGCAACACATtcaaacaagaaaacttcaagtacTTACCCATTGTTCACAAATGTATTGGTAACGGTGTGTGTGTAAATGGAAAGCAAGCTTATATATGATGGCCCTACTAAAGCTAGTGTATAGTAAAGGTGATGAGACTTGTAAGTATAACTGAGGTTCAATTAATAAACTGCATGGGATAAGACGGGAGACTTGTAAGTATAACTGAGGTTCAATTAATAAACTGCATGGGATAAGACGGATGGAATCAGGAAGAAAAGTAAATGCTATCACCTGTAAATTTACAAAGCACTAAATAACCCTCATAATTTCCCACATGCATTGCCCACCTCTTTCCTTCTCTGTTTCCCAATGCTATATTTGATAACTCCGGTATGCGGACGGGTCTTTGGGTCTTTACAATGTCGTGCCTGTACCCTTCTCGCGGTTGTGGTGTAACTGCCGTTGGTGTCTGCAAAATAACACTGGAGGGGGATTTGAGTCCCATTACACCTTCAGCATGAGAGTAATAACTCGGTTTGGGAAAGTGAAGATCGATATGAATAAAAGTTGACTCTGTGTGTATATTTGTGTGTAACATAGCGTTACCCCCAAAACCCTTCTCCTTGGTATATATAACCCAATTGTAGGGTTTATGGTTTGGTACCTTTAGATCAGAACCGTTCGTTATTAGGGCGGAGGACGCATGTCTCAAATGGATTTCATACACGTGTCTAGGCAGGAACCGCCTTAGAATGTACTAAAGGTGTACTGACGCGTGGGCCGGGGGTTGGCCTGTGCCTGAGTCGGGATGGACCCGGCTCCTACCCTGAGCTTGGACTCTAGTTGGGAAGCCACCTTACTCCTAGACTGGGTTGGGTCCTGGATCCCCTTGGGCTTGGTCCACCTTAGTGAAAGGTTGAAGCCTAACCGAGATACTTATACCCTCTCATTCGACCCCTTCCAAGAGTACCCTAAAAGCTTGTCCTAAATTAAAATTTGAGGCATTTTGGACAAAATAGTGTTCCAATAATGTCCTAGTGGTACCTTGAAACGCTAGgattaaaaaattattttcctCCCTTTTTACACATCTCTCTCCTCTCATCATTTAATTTCCCTCTtcattataatttaaatatattattattttagtaATAAGGCACAAATATAGGGCATATTGTTGGAGTTGATGTACAACAAATTTATCTTAAATCACTATaacataatattttattatatttataaggcaTTTATTAGGACattgttggacttgctcttatgcagattttctggatgagggagtagagtgGTGTTGGCTTTGGAAAAAAAATTGCTGCTTTCTTTCCCCAATCCAGGTTGGGTGCGTGGAGTCATACCCGGATTCAAAGAGAGAAATTGGTTGCCTTGAGAAAATTTTGCTTCTTTATTGCCCCTCAATTCGGGTTGGATGGGTAGAGCCATATCCGGGTTCAAAGAGAGAAATTGGCTGCCTTAAGAAAATTTTGCTTCTTTCTTGCCCCCAATCCAGGCGGGGTGTGTAGAGCCATATCCGGGTTCAAAGGAAGAAATTGGCTGCCTTAAGAAAATTTTGCCGCTttcttgccccccaatccgggttGGGTGTGTAAAGCCATACCGGGTTCAAAGAGAGAAAATTGGTTGTCTTGTGAAAATTTTGCTACTTTTTTGCCCCCAATCCGGATTGGGTGTATAGAGCTATATATGGGTTCAAAGAGAGGAATTGGTTGCCCCCAATCCGTGTTGTGTGTGTAGATACATATACGGATTCAAAGAGAGAATACCTTGTAAAAATTTTGCTGCTTTCTTGTTCCTAACCCGGATATGTTAGGTAGATACATACTCGGGTATGCCTGAATTCCGGAGTTCAGTTTCTTCGCCCCTTGTAAAATGGGTGTTCTTGCTTTTTCTTTTTACTTTACCAAAATCAAACACAGTAAAATATTCATATTCTCACTCAATTTTCCGAAGAAAACGAAGGGTGAAGGATGCTCCGCTGTTGCTTTTCTGTTGCGTCTCTTTCTTCGACTTGACGTGTAAGCTTCTATCTCTTCTTTCTATATTCGTTTATTATTCTCgattttttatttgaattttgCATTCATAAGCTTTTTCATTTTCGATTTTGAGGTTTTGGGCTGAATATATATACCGATGTGTTGTTGTTTTTGAAGTATTGTTATgattgtgtttgtgatttgtttgggTTATTTGGGTTCAGATTTCTATCAAATTTGGTTGTTCTTGTTTTGATTTTGGTTTCAATTTTATGGGTTTTTTGTTGGTATTTTTGGTGTTCGTTCTTGGATATATGTGTAAGTATAGGCTATATTTGCGTATTTCGGTGTTTGATTTTCGTGTGAAGTGTTTTTGGGATAGGGCTTTGACTGATTGCCGAGTAGAAATAGGTTAATCAGGATAATGCTAGTCTGGACTAGAGATGTATAATTGGGTTAAACTTGCATTGCCGATCCAGATTGGCGGGTTATGAGCGAAATATCACTATATTAGCTAGCCACTTCGGGTATTTGATTTCACATATGATACCTTCCTTGAACAATTCTCCACCTCTTCATCTATTAATTTATGTCTCTCCCGGACGAAGTTTCTCATTTTTTACTTTATTTGCTTTATGCCCGGGTTCACATCTAAACTATGCATTGCTACAGAATTTTGTAACCCATGCATGTCTTTGGGATTGTTACATAATCCCGGAGCAGAGTTATCAATTCTTGTCTAAAATTTGTTTCGAGCCCGAACCCTATTTTCACCGTCTTGGAAGGGTTGCTTTTATCAATCAGGATTGTTACTGTCTCAACTTCAGCCTCAATCTTTGCTTTGTCCCGGGTGAGATAAGCTGCTGAATCTAGGCTTCAGTATTTTTTTCATGTAAACGTGGGCCTGGGTCGATGCCCTTCTTTGGTTGTTTTCCCTTGGTTCATTTGTTCCAAGGTTGGCCGCTTGCATAGTAGGACTGCCGTGGTCCGGAGATGGGTCTACTTCAATCACTACCATGACTTGGTTACTTTATCGTGGCTCATCTAAACCCGGCTCGATCAATTTTGGATTCGGGTTGGATTCAATGACTTGAACCTCCTTCCTAGATCCTTTTTTTAGTGAGGACGATACTTCTTATGGCTTTGCTATTTTTGAATTACTGTGGCCTTCCTTTTATTATCTTGGTTAGTCTCAACCATGACTAGTGCTTGGTAGGGGAGAatacggttcggttcggtttttgaATAAAACCGGAACCGAAACTGAATATCTTCGATTTTAGAAATCAAAAACCGCAACCGAATTAACGATTTCGGTTTTGGTTTCAAAGTCCCGGTTCGGTTGTaatttttcggtttcggtttaaaaccgaaaaaagaaaaataattacaACTTGAATAAAAAAAGTTCACTTAATTAAACAATATAACCACATCATCTGAATTTTTACAAGAATCATCATAGAAAGTGACATATTACAAATTAAACATCCGAAATCCAAAAGAAGTGCAATTAAATTCATTATCAATTTTCTATTTTCTGCATATTTTTCCCTCTCTATCCTTTGCAGTCTCCTTCACCATGAAGCATACTACCTGCCTgaaaatatatattatatcagTTGGATGCATAAAAATGTTGAATTTGTCAATAGGAGCTATATCAGGGAAGTCATACTTGAATTATGATATAGAAATTGTGGAGTGCAAGAGAAGTCTATTGACAGAAATGTGTTTTGTTTAAGCATCAATTAAGAAATCTTAGGCCAAGAAATAAAATTAAGCTTAAACGAAGACGACCCAATAGCAGGAAGAGGGACATAATCCACATATGACGGGGAAATACTAGGGGACTTTTAGGGGGCAGTAAAGAATGCTTTCCACTGTGCATCATACTTCTGAACTATACAAAAAAAAATTGTAGTGTTACAATATGAAATCAAATTTGTGAATTGATAAACCTAAAACCAATTTATATATACTGGACATCAGAAatataaaaatagaaaaagagTTTTGAAACGCGATCCAGAGATAAGGGACTCCAATGTGATTTATATATTCGAAATCAGTGCAAACTTCTTTTTGATATTAGTAGGGAGCCAATGTGAATATAATTATGATTCATATGTGTTTATTCTTAGTTTAATAACGCTTCTTTAAATGATGAATTCATACAAGCAATGGACTATTCTTATTTTAAATGTTTATTCTTAGTTTAATACCTGTTGAAATTTCCTCACATGAGTCAATACCTGCAAAATACCAAAATCATCTAGACGAAGAGGAATATACTATTTGCAACTGATTTCAGCTTGAGTTCATGCAGACTTAAGAAGTGATAAGACTACATATTCCACAATCATGAACCAACTACATAAACTGGATATTTACACAAAATCATTTATTCATTCCAACCAAACTTATGGATTATATGAACAGGTCTAGTAGTAAAATGACTACAGATTCTTTATGAAATGTGTAGCCAGTTTGTAGAACCAGTATCCAGTTTATCTTGTAATAAAGATTGTTCAGCTGTGTTAATAGAAGGCCAGTATGGTGTAGTTGCTGTATCGAGAAAAATGAGTCATGTTATCTCTTAATATGCACTGACACTGGTACTTGTATGACAGGGAAATAAAATGTAACAGAAGAAATAAATATTAGCAAGGAGAAGTTATCGAAAAGGAAAATGACAAGTAAACTTAATTGATATCCAAAAGGTAAACTTGCATTATAAAATTTCGATTTTGTCCAAAATTAAGTTTTGATGTAAAAATTTAAAGTATCAAGTGATATGGAGCTCTTAATATGtcatgttgtgcaagacatgcctgtacactaacaagactaagtcaaattgacaaccttaagtaagttgtatcataatctatgtttgcattatgtattgtaacatttaagtctgtaaaaatgtaaatagggcagattggagtatttttctgtaaacagtatcaagcctaagaattctatatggaagaagatcaagaagatcatgcctcataaGAATTATaaaaaagcttggagttgaataaatctgttttgagaaaaatgttctaagtcaagatctctacaagtcacagattaagtgttatagagaaatcattcgagaacttcGGAATGACTTTTAGAGgagtcaggaaagctactagagaactcagagatatcgacaagccaaattgaagacatgaagattagagatatcgacaagtcatttcttcactagagaactctagagatatcgataagtcaaaatatcacaagagatctctgagatatcggtAAGTCAAAATAttactagagatctctgagatatcaacaagtcaaaatatcactagagatctctgagatattgataagtctattttccactagagaactcagagatatcgataagccaaagtgaagacatgaagatgagagatctcgacaagctaaattctcttatagagaactcagagacctctacaagtcaaaacaactatagagcaATGAgcaatgagagatctcgataatccaatatacttatcgagatgtcaagttctctatataccaaactggagatctcgaggtaaaactcaaagtacaaagtgcagaccggttcaatatccaaaattatcaatcaacaaacaatccaatcagttggattgacaagtctacaaaaagcagcttgaagagtacacaataaaaggccaagattaactggcaagGTAAAGAAAGGGGTGCAAGATTAGCAAAGGTACACttagccagaaatagaaagatttgaatatccaaaaatagggtttagtacatgctattgcatgctgtgtaatatCCAGTGCTTAccgttctataaagtaaacactggcTGTTTTGTTTAGTTGTAACAAAAAGATctcaaatttcttgtaactctcaagagagaagctgagttcttaacataatAAGAACTCAAAAATTTATAGCAAaacacatacttgattttaatataaaattaagtgaagtttttgaaagatagtgtgtcCCTGTGCATGTATTATTACCTCATTTAAATCACACTATCTTTACAAGTTACATTTGTatatctgctttgttcaccaagcttaagaaaaacaaaaagccattaaaattgtctaaaacacattcacccccctctgtattgtattcattacctaacaagtggtatcagagcaaaatctgaaagtaaaaagattaaagatcttgaaagaatgaatacacagaaactTATCAGCATCAAAATCCCCActtttgacagatctaactatacattatggaaaaagaaaatgttgttgtttatcaggatggccaatccactgtatattcagatcctcaaaaatggccctttcactcccatggtaagagttgaggaatctacagatggagatatggttattccagcacATTATGTATCTAAAGGTCCTTtagagtacactgagcctgagaaagagaaagtctccctagacagtggcttgcagctgatcttgatagagtcacttgacaatgtaatgtacaataacattatcaactgtgacacagctaAGCAAATCTGGGAGAAAATTGAGATCTTGTGTGAAGGAACAAAGGAGGTTAGATCAAACCAAATGAGGATTTCCGTCTCTCGatatgaggggtttatggctaaacctaaagaaggaactactgaagtttttgaaaggttcaataaattgataaatgacttgtagctacatgataaatattatgaagctgaggaggttaacctaaagttcttgctagctcttcctgaccatcttgaacataaaatttcagctattagagaaggaagagatttgagcagaataactttggaagttctatacggaatcttgaagacttatgaacttgaaatgatgcaaAGGAATTCATTGAAAGCACATCatggacatgttgttgatggttcaagtgctttaattataaatgacagagaagaaagtgaagatgagcaagatgatcaagtttcaGTTAGTCAAGCTATAGAACagaagaacaaaggacctcagaagcaagttgtgttggaactagaggaagatgaatattacaccttggatgaaTTATATGAAATGGACcagtccatggcttacttggctagaaaattttcaaatattagagtcaagaagccaaggtttttcaaaggcaagggacaatcttccaacagtAACGACTGGAAACCAAAATCTCAGTTCAATTTAGTTAGAAAAGGTGGTTACAAAATAGGATCTGTgaacagatcaaagataaggtgcttcaactgtgatgagttgggtcactttgctactgatTGCAGAAaacctaaaaaggtgaagaaagacaaggcctatcttgatttggaagcaaaatatgaagctctcttgaagaagtagtctggaaaagcttatattacagaaggaaaaagttgggatgatactgatgttgatgaagaagttggaaactatgcacttatggattttgagcatggagaagcatccacttcaaaatcaaaggtaccaactctaaccactattgatttaaatgctagtcaatataaggagactgtggaaaagatgagtgtggagatgttttATATACACACTAGTCtagtggcagctactgaggaagtcagtaggctaacCAAGGCTAATtagaagcttgagagtgaaagacaaaagatggatctactgcttTTGGAGCTTGAGttagtcaagcaagaaaatgattATCTGAAAAATAAGTTAAAGTGTGCTACtgaaattgaagctgtgttgagggaaaagctagaaaagaatgaagtcaagttgaaatctttcagaaatatatcagagttggttggacaataccatgagaagaacaagccatgtgttaatatagctattggtcttgattatgatgccttgaatagCAAGAAAAAAGATAttggtgacaaaggaaaagcaactgGAAAATGAAGAtattccagctatgctgaaaaaggttgtttcacctatgttcaaggcatgtgaagttaatttcagcgaagaagagttgattataaagtaagaaattgctgatgaagacaatgataagaaaaatgcagaaacaactccgATTTCCAAAGCggaaaagaagcccatggtcaaccaagattccaagacacttGTCAAGGAAccaaaaactgaagatgcaagaaagaagaagaaaaatagaaatgggaagattggaaTAAACAAAAGTAACAATTTTTCTCATGTTGCAGATACTTTAAGAAAGCAATGTCAAAGATGTGGCTCTGAGAATCATCTAATTCACCTTTGCAGAAAGGTAGTTAACAAGCTAGTagaaggagcatgcaaatacaatgaagcagatgcaaatgatccctactcattctatgacaagtttgattgcattccttgcaacttgaaagtgatgaaaagttgccacaagctgagagtagacctcaaagaaacaaaaattgggtctacaacacaaagggaaaatgcacaacaatcaatgaattctattttatctaaaataactcattctgattctgctcactctgttaacaagaagaaagtgcccaacactgcttgctaaacacacttaaactcattgtgtgcagagcaaaaagaagaaagtcatatggatcatagacagtggatgctcaagacatatgacatgtgata is a genomic window containing:
- the LOC141710947 gene encoding GDSL esterase/lipase At1g71691-like; translated protein: MGKYLKFSCLNVLLRTVILMYICHINVGVLGQQVVGDDFDVAPQAAAPTTEMVPAMFVFGDSLIDNGNNNNLASLAKANYYPYGIDFKAGPTGRFSNGYTMVDEIADLLGLPLVPAYSEASTDDMLHGVNYASAAAGILDITGRNFVGRIPFNRQLENFESSLTQIRARVGAANLAQQLSRCIFFVGMGSNDYLNNYLMPNYPTKNQYNGPQFADLLVQQYTAQLTRLYTLGARKVIIAGLGLMGCIPSILSQSTTSQCSEEVNQLVLPFNANTKTMINNLNTNLPGARITFIDIHNMIQDILANPGSYGFSVLDRGCCGIGKNNGQITCLPMQQPCSNRDEYVFWDAFHPTEAVNVLMARKAFTGNQDVVSPINIQQLASL